In Syntrophomonas wolfei subsp. wolfei str. Goettingen G311, a single window of DNA contains:
- a CDS encoding acyl-CoA dehydrogenase, translated as MAANFAINNIRDFEFIIGEWLPTEGVFNYPQFADYYSKDDIKPVLGPILKMCKEVIEPTNDDGENNPIKFENGKVTTPPSFGPLFHQLQSEGWGTSNIDKSPDAMVMPEMLHMAVWELIGAANPTFMPYVLLTTGAADLIQSFGDEKLKQMFLPKMMDGTWSGTMCLTEPSAGSDVGDILSKAYPTDDPRIFKIKGNKIFITAGDNDFTENIIHLYLARIEGARPGTGGISLFVVPKYWVNEDGSLSDNDFQTTGVEHKMGQAGSVTAALAAGENDGCRGWLLGNDPREHEGKGQGMAQMFQMMNLARMETGHMALSCIINAFCNARDNAKERVQGRLLTNPKAGRVAIINHEDIKRTLLMGKAHIEAMRAMLYRVYLAFDQRERDPDPEVRKAASDLIEITTPLCKAYPSDEGWWLISEAIQSYGGYGYCEEYPVAQIARDMKIYSIWEGTNYIQSMDLVGRKMQMKGGSLFGAWVKEMVDFCEANKGNAALSKEFAILDKALKAYQEMLKVYAGYAKTNFSLVPLYSRRVLTITSQLYCGRQILDQAVLADKKAKEVGADHYDYNFYIGKVASAKYYLHNVVPNVWSVCEIIADGDSSALEVPLEAFEYM; from the coding sequence ATGGCTGCTAATTTTGCGATTAATAATATTAGAGACTTTGAATTTATTATAGGCGAATGGTTGCCTACTGAAGGCGTTTTCAATTACCCGCAGTTTGCCGATTATTATTCCAAAGATGACATCAAGCCGGTTCTGGGACCGATTCTTAAGATGTGTAAAGAAGTAATTGAACCTACCAATGATGATGGTGAGAATAACCCGATTAAATTTGAAAATGGAAAGGTAACCACACCGCCCAGCTTCGGGCCGCTTTTCCACCAACTGCAGAGTGAAGGCTGGGGAACCAGCAACATAGACAAATCCCCGGATGCCATGGTAATGCCGGAAATGCTGCATATGGCAGTTTGGGAACTGATTGGAGCCGCCAACCCCACCTTTATGCCTTATGTACTGCTAACCACTGGTGCGGCAGATCTGATCCAGAGCTTTGGCGATGAGAAGTTAAAACAGATGTTCCTGCCCAAGATGATGGATGGAACCTGGTCGGGGACCATGTGTTTGACCGAGCCCAGCGCCGGCTCCGATGTCGGCGATATCCTTTCCAAGGCTTATCCCACCGATGACCCGCGCATCTTCAAAATCAAAGGAAACAAGATATTCATAACTGCCGGAGACAACGACTTTACCGAAAATATTATTCACCTCTACCTGGCTCGTATCGAAGGAGCAAGACCGGGAACGGGTGGAATCTCTCTCTTTGTTGTGCCCAAATACTGGGTAAACGAAGATGGCAGTTTATCCGACAATGATTTCCAGACCACCGGTGTAGAACACAAGATGGGTCAGGCTGGTTCCGTTACCGCTGCTCTGGCCGCTGGTGAAAATGATGGCTGCCGTGGCTGGTTGCTGGGCAATGACCCGCGGGAACACGAGGGTAAAGGCCAGGGTATGGCGCAGATGTTCCAGATGATGAACCTGGCTCGTATGGAAACCGGTCATATGGCCTTATCCTGTATCATCAACGCCTTTTGCAATGCCCGGGACAATGCCAAGGAAAGAGTACAGGGCCGTCTCTTGACCAATCCCAAGGCTGGACGCGTAGCCATAATCAATCATGAAGATATAAAGCGCACCCTATTGATGGGTAAAGCACATATTGAAGCTATGCGGGCCATGTTGTACCGGGTTTACCTGGCTTTTGACCAGAGAGAGCGTGATCCAGATCCGGAAGTCAGAAAAGCTGCCAGTGATCTGATTGAAATTACCACCCCGCTCTGTAAAGCCTATCCTTCTGATGAAGGTTGGTGGCTTATCAGTGAAGCTATCCAGTCTTATGGCGGATATGGCTACTGTGAAGAATATCCCGTAGCTCAAATAGCCCGCGACATGAAGATCTACTCCATTTGGGAAGGCACCAACTACATCCAGTCCATGGACTTGGTGGGCCGCAAGATGCAAATGAAGGGCGGATCCCTGTTCGGAGCCTGGGTGAAGGAAATGGTAGACTTCTGTGAGGCTAACAAGGGCAACGCAGCTCTGTCCAAGGAATTTGCTATACTGGATAAGGCCTTGAAGGCTTACCAGGAAATGCTGAAAGTCTATGCTGGCTATGCCAAGACCAACTTCAGCCTGGTTCCCCTCTATTCCCGCCGGGTACTTACCATAACCTCGCAGCTGTACTGCGGACGCCAGATTCTTGATCAGGCTGTTCTGGCAGACAAGAAGGCCAAGGAAGTGGGAGCGGATCACTATGATTACAACTTCTACATTGGTAAAGTAGCTTCCGCCAAGTACTACCTGCATAATGTGGTGCCCAATGTATGGAGCGTTTGCGAAATCATTGCGGATGGAGATTCCTCAGCACTTGAGGTTCCTCTGGAAGCATTTGAGTATATGTAA
- a CDS encoding ATP-binding protein yields the protein MSGRIWWAESSIVQGNGNPADMAKSQFLANMSHEIRTPIIGILGSLDLLDQSDLSQQQATNISIIRECGEQLLQIVDNILDVSKIESDPVTPNLEPCNLGELIIATVNRVDTLLKRKGLDFKLNIDSRIPAKIMLDKTKLQQVLLNLLYNSIKFTPQGRVELKAKIQPGDSYRLLFTISDTGIGIPSSFVERVFEPFTQADNSNSRQYGGAGLGLYICKKLLELMEGEISLSSMPGVGTTVSFSIPLIEMDKVEIEVPYELNREQFENKEEALLDFTPIRVLLVEDNPLNQKIVGQMLYNYGFEVIMASNGLEALRILQDKPVNIVLMDMQMPVMDGYEATQFIRQHSKWRDIPIIAITAHSLPGDREKCLACGCTSYIAKPFKAHELVQLMKEYIKQDIKEFVSPQRLIVELLPEFLIILDEMIDDLEAAIKSRNIDKIQAISHDIKGTAGMYGFMKFSKLATAIEQASRIKDLTKVKQIFSELYQELEKVKIQVS from the coding sequence ATGTCAGGGAGGATATGGTGGGCTGAATCATCAATTGTCCAAGGAAATGGTAATCCTGCCGATATGGCCAAGAGTCAGTTTTTGGCGAACATGAGCCACGAAATACGTACTCCCATTATCGGCATACTGGGCTCGCTCGACCTGCTCGATCAAAGTGATTTAAGTCAACAACAGGCCACTAACATTTCCATTATCCGCGAATGTGGGGAACAGCTGTTACAGATAGTTGATAATATCCTGGATGTATCAAAAATCGAATCAGATCCGGTCACTCCTAATTTGGAGCCATGTAATTTGGGAGAGTTAATTATTGCTACTGTAAACAGGGTTGATACATTGCTCAAAAGAAAAGGTCTTGACTTTAAATTGAATATTGATAGCCGGATACCTGCAAAGATTATGCTTGATAAGACCAAACTGCAGCAGGTTTTACTCAATCTCCTCTATAACTCTATTAAGTTTACCCCGCAAGGAAGAGTTGAGTTAAAAGCAAAGATTCAACCAGGTGATTCATACCGCTTGCTTTTTACCATTAGCGACACCGGAATAGGTATCCCTTCGAGTTTTGTGGAGAGGGTATTCGAGCCCTTCACTCAGGCTGACAATTCCAACTCCCGCCAGTATGGGGGAGCAGGTCTGGGCCTTTATATTTGCAAAAAATTGCTGGAATTGATGGAGGGGGAAATAAGTTTAAGCAGTATGCCCGGTGTTGGTACAACGGTTAGTTTCAGTATCCCTCTAATAGAAATGGATAAGGTTGAAATAGAGGTTCCGTATGAATTAAATAGAGAGCAATTTGAAAACAAAGAAGAAGCTCTGCTGGATTTTACCCCTATTCGGGTACTGCTGGTTGAGGACAACCCCCTCAACCAAAAAATCGTGGGCCAGATGCTATACAATTACGGCTTTGAAGTAATTATGGCTTCCAATGGACTGGAAGCCTTAAGAATTCTTCAAGATAAGCCGGTTAACATAGTTTTAATGGATATGCAAATGCCGGTTATGGATGGCTATGAGGCCACCCAGTTTATCCGCCAGCATAGTAAATGGAGGGATATTCCTATAATAGCTATAACCGCTCATTCTCTGCCGGGAGATCGGGAAAAATGCCTGGCCTGCGGCTGTACCTCCTATATTGCCAAACCCTTCAAAGCCCATGAGTTGGTACAACTGATGAAAGAATATATTAAACAGGATATCAAGGAATTCGTATCTCCTCAGCGCTTGATAGTCGAACTCCTGCCAGAATTCCTCATAATACTGGATGAAATGATCGACGATTTGGAGGCAGCGATTAAAAGTCGTAATATAGATAAGATTCAGGCCATAAGCCATGATATCAAGGGTACGGCTGGTATGTATGGATTTATGAAGTTCTCCAAACTGGCAACAGCCATTGAACAGGCCTCCCGAATAAAAGATCTGACAAAAGTAAAGCAGATATTCTCTGAGCTTTACCAGGAGCTTGAAAAAGTTAAGATACAGGTATCCTAG
- a CDS encoding 4Fe-4S dicluster domain-containing protein: MGNALQLLPATQSDRALLKHLEEEAGTEVNLCYQCGKCSAGCPVGFAMDQTPRQVIRLLQLGLLEEALSTESIWICASCETCSARCPRGVDIASLMDALRREALKQGRITDRKVAVFNRAFLSGVKNFGRTYEAGLLLQHNLFTGQLFKDAELGLPMMQKGKLSFFPEKIKGREAIKKIFERAENPGGE, from the coding sequence ATGGGGAATGCGTTGCAATTGCTTCCCGCTACTCAATCAGATAGAGCATTGCTAAAACACCTGGAAGAAGAGGCGGGGACGGAAGTTAACCTCTGCTACCAGTGCGGCAAATGTTCCGCTGGCTGCCCGGTGGGCTTTGCCATGGATCAGACACCGCGCCAGGTGATAAGGCTGCTGCAGCTGGGCTTGCTGGAGGAGGCTTTGTCCACCGAAAGCATATGGATATGCGCCAGCTGTGAAACTTGTTCGGCCCGCTGTCCCCGGGGCGTGGACATTGCTTCCCTGATGGATGCTCTGCGCCGGGAGGCCCTGAAACAGGGCAGAATTACCGACCGGAAAGTAGCGGTGTTCAACCGGGCTTTCTTAAGCGGGGTAAAGAATTTCGGCCGGACCTACGAAGCCGGTTTATTATTGCAGCATAATCTGTTTACCGGGCAGTTGTTCAAAGATGCGGAACTGGGCCTGCCCATGATGCAAAAAGGCAAGTTGAGTTTCTTCCCGGAGAAGATCAAGGGAAGGGAAGCGATAAAGAAAATATTTGAGCGGGCTGAGAACCCGGGAGGTGAGTAG
- a CDS encoding Hsp70 family protein, with the protein MQLGLDFGTSYTKLGLQHNGEFINLLGNEDEGQIPTVAAYLPSQRRLCFGPLALRIDEAGAETAFFFKLALKRQASLTLGSYSLPDLLLAFFRFLQEEYLESRGIKADSLNISVPNYFGLNSRRILLEAARQAFGVKKVFLVPEPLAAALGYNLLHPLFPLQGDILSIDIGGGTSDFSFLTLAHDKREMLVETQFQIGHDAFSGSEIDQAILQHLLFPAFTIQTGLRLPREFYSGKFTSSRNRFQYNRLRQLAEKIKIELSKEEYYHLDFPDFHAGYSLNLELTAEVLAARLEPVFERLKSYIEEQVKLRAKALHLFSADKWHIDAVLLLGGASQTRGLKDLIAGIFPVLKVICPEDPSFYVLRGLCHWENDGISIKSIYPFNFYIERIGPDGNSHILEKIPFDTANLELDLEKHYPIFSLPVDSVYNLSPDSDSVLFRVYEVEEEDNKVNLERFSGQEMVWQWEGPRQELHNYLELYLDLKKSRIESGGALSATRTLPVDSNILSGLLVRQKEIQKLMADSHSNPRLAEDFGEHLSRLEKVNKPYYNHSETTLYKLLYLLDFFTRPSN; encoded by the coding sequence ATGCAACTGGGGCTGGATTTCGGAACTTCATATACCAAGCTGGGCCTGCAGCATAATGGGGAGTTTATTAATCTCTTGGGAAACGAGGACGAGGGGCAGATCCCTACGGTGGCTGCTTACCTTCCCTCACAACGCAGACTTTGCTTTGGTCCCCTGGCCTTGAGGATAGATGAAGCCGGAGCAGAAACCGCCTTTTTTTTCAAGCTGGCTTTAAAAAGACAGGCTTCCCTGACCCTGGGTTCCTACAGCCTGCCCGATTTATTACTGGCTTTCTTCCGCTTCCTGCAAGAGGAATACCTGGAGAGCAGGGGCATAAAGGCAGACTCTCTAAATATCTCGGTTCCCAACTATTTTGGGCTGAATTCTCGCCGTATTCTCCTGGAAGCAGCTCGCCAGGCCTTTGGCGTGAAAAAGGTTTTTCTAGTGCCGGAACCGCTGGCAGCCGCCCTGGGATACAACTTGCTTCATCCTCTCTTTCCTCTGCAAGGAGACATCCTGAGCATTGATATCGGCGGAGGAACCAGTGACTTCAGTTTTTTAACCCTGGCTCATGATAAGAGGGAAATGCTGGTAGAAACCCAATTTCAAATCGGCCACGATGCCTTCTCCGGATCGGAAATCGACCAGGCTATTTTACAGCACTTGCTTTTTCCAGCCTTCACCATACAAACCGGGCTTAGGCTTCCACGAGAATTCTATAGTGGAAAATTTACTTCCTCGCGTAATAGATTCCAGTATAATCGCCTCCGGCAACTGGCAGAGAAGATAAAAATCGAATTGAGCAAAGAGGAATACTACCACCTGGATTTCCCTGATTTCCATGCCGGGTATTCGCTAAACCTGGAGCTTACGGCAGAAGTGCTGGCGGCCAGGCTGGAGCCGGTTTTCGAACGCTTAAAAAGCTACATTGAAGAACAGGTTAAATTACGAGCAAAGGCTCTGCATCTTTTTTCCGCTGATAAATGGCATATAGACGCCGTCCTCCTCCTGGGCGGAGCCTCCCAGACCAGGGGGCTCAAGGACTTAATCGCCGGCATCTTTCCCGTTCTTAAGGTTATCTGCCCTGAAGACCCATCTTTCTATGTTTTGCGGGGACTCTGCCACTGGGAAAATGATGGTATCAGTATTAAGAGCATCTATCCTTTTAACTTTTATATTGAACGAATAGGACCTGATGGTAACAGCCATATACTGGAGAAAATTCCTTTTGATACAGCTAATTTAGAGCTGGATTTAGAAAAACACTATCCTATTTTCTCCCTGCCGGTTGATTCTGTTTATAACCTGTCACCAGATTCGGACTCGGTTTTATTCCGCGTTTATGAAGTGGAGGAAGAAGATAATAAGGTTAACCTGGAAAGGTTCAGCGGACAGGAGATGGTCTGGCAATGGGAAGGTCCGCGCCAAGAACTTCACAATTATTTGGAGCTATACCTGGATTTAAAAAAGTCCCGGATTGAAAGCGGGGGGGCCTTATCAGCTACCAGAACCCTTCCAGTAGACTCCAACATTTTGTCAGGACTGCTGGTCCGACAAAAAGAAATACAGAAATTAATGGCAGATAGCCATTCTAACCCCCGCCTGGCAGAAGATTTCGGGGAACATTTAAGCAGGCTGGAGAAAGTTAATAAACCATATTACAACCATAGTGAAACCACCCTCTATAAATTATTATATCTCCTCGATTTTTTTACCCGCCCCAGCAACTAA
- a CDS encoding YiiX/YebB-like N1pC/P60 family cysteine hydrolase: MLKKSPFQSWISLLIFPSLTIILALSIVVQNQAIFSNSDAVMYTYLKNACQGQVGYAYMSNCGNNITFAELEPGDILLGGYPDCAYGRFSHAGIYLGKGQVAEGYVDLGITIQTLDHYHSYSDICLLKVKAPQDVKSKAVDYVRKQEGKIFYPLAFKPGDRWWNCSKIMWKAYYKQGINLTPEADFWIAPDAFYQSPLVDIIAEEGWFK, translated from the coding sequence GTGCTCAAGAAAAGCCCATTTCAGAGTTGGATTAGCTTATTGATATTTCCCAGCTTGACCATCATCCTGGCTTTAAGTATTGTGGTGCAAAACCAGGCGATTTTCAGCAATAGTGATGCGGTCATGTACACTTATCTGAAAAACGCTTGCCAGGGCCAGGTCGGATATGCTTATATGAGCAATTGTGGCAATAATATCACTTTTGCCGAACTGGAACCGGGGGATATTTTGTTGGGAGGCTACCCGGATTGCGCTTATGGTCGTTTTTCTCATGCTGGCATTTACCTGGGAAAGGGACAGGTAGCCGAAGGCTATGTTGACCTGGGGATTACTATCCAGACCCTGGATCATTATCATAGCTATAGCGATATATGCCTGCTTAAAGTAAAAGCCCCCCAGGATGTAAAGTCGAAAGCCGTTGACTATGTTCGGAAACAGGAAGGGAAAATATTCTATCCCCTGGCCTTTAAACCGGGAGACAGGTGGTGGAATTGCAGTAAAATAATGTGGAAGGCCTATTATAAACAAGGAATCAATCTTACTCCGGAAGCTGATTTCTGGATAGCACCCGATGCCTTTTACCAAAGCCCGCTGGTCGATATTATTGCGGAAGAGGGATGGTTCAAATAA
- a CDS encoding type II toxin-antitoxin system RelB/DinJ family antitoxin translates to MAKTTNISIRMDKDLKERADAVFNEMGMNMTTAFNIFVRQTLRQGKIPFEIYADPFYGERNMKALHQSIQEAEEGKFVTKTLDELLAMEK, encoded by the coding sequence ATGGCTAAAACCACAAATATCAGCATCCGTATGGATAAAGATCTGAAAGAAAGGGCAGACGCAGTGTTTAATGAAATGGGGATGAACATGACAACAGCTTTTAACATCTTCGTTCGCCAAACTCTACGTCAAGGCAAAATCCCTTTTGAAATCTATGCAGACCCATTTTATGGTGAAAGAAACATGAAAGCACTTCACCAATCTATTCAAGAGGCGGAGGAAGGGAAGTTTGTTACAAAAACATTGGATGAACTCCTGGCGATGGAAAAATGA
- the metF gene encoding methylenetetrahydrofolate reductase [NAD(P)H] — MRIIELYRQKAPLLSLEIFPPRMAYPLESVFDTVQELKRLNPAYISVTYGAGGSNRERTVEIAARVKKEYGIEAQAHLTCIGHRQEDIKNILARLNREGICNIMALRGDIPEDEPEFDFRRQEYHYAFELIRDIRAAYGDSFGIAAAAHPEGHPECPRLKDDIFHLKNKVDNGVDFLITQLFFDNRIFFDFWERCQAMGINCPVIPGIMPVLNAGQIKRMIYLCGASMPAGLLKLVDKYEKEPVDMEKAGIDYASQQIKELLENAVAGVHLYSMNKPRQISEIVYNIGLASPGKY, encoded by the coding sequence ATGAGAATTATTGAATTATACCGGCAGAAGGCTCCGCTTTTGTCTCTGGAGATATTTCCGCCCCGGATGGCCTATCCTCTGGAAAGTGTTTTTGACACTGTGCAGGAATTAAAAAGACTGAACCCGGCTTATATAAGCGTTACCTATGGAGCTGGAGGCAGCAACCGGGAACGAACGGTGGAAATCGCTGCCCGGGTAAAAAAGGAATATGGTATTGAAGCCCAGGCGCATTTGACCTGCATAGGCCATCGCCAGGAGGACATCAAAAATATACTTGCCCGGCTTAATAGGGAAGGAATTTGTAACATTATGGCCCTGCGCGGAGATATCCCGGAAGATGAGCCGGAATTCGATTTCCGCCGGCAGGAATACCATTATGCCTTTGAACTTATCCGTGATATAAGGGCCGCCTATGGTGATAGTTTTGGAATTGCTGCTGCCGCTCATCCGGAAGGACATCCTGAATGTCCCCGTTTAAAGGATGATATTTTCCACCTGAAGAATAAGGTGGACAACGGGGTGGATTTCTTAATCACCCAGCTATTTTTCGACAACCGGATCTTTTTTGATTTTTGGGAGCGCTGTCAGGCTATGGGTATAAACTGCCCGGTCATTCCTGGGATTATGCCAGTATTGAACGCCGGGCAGATTAAAAGAATGATCTATCTCTGCGGAGCTTCCATGCCGGCCGGACTCTTGAAACTAGTGGACAAATATGAAAAAGAGCCGGTGGATATGGAAAAAGCAGGTATTGACTATGCCAGCCAGCAGATTAAAGAACTCCTGGAAAATGCGGTGGCCGGTGTACATCTATACAGTATGAACAAACCCCGGCAGATAAGCGAAATCGTATATAATATAGGCTTGGCCTCTCCGGGAAAATACTAG
- a CDS encoding stalk domain-containing protein: MKSKSFLFTLLLAMLFGLAGSGLILPALAADTQPVKIFVDGRQVDPGEAAPFIKNDRVMVPLRVISEGLGLNVDWDAENYRVLISSSSPANLSSLPADGKGQFVKIYFDGREIKPDDVLPLIENDRTMVPLRSTFEGMGMKVDWDPANYQVIVMTAQALPVDFSTMVPLRSTFEGMDMKVDRDDTNHQVIVIDSPQPAAVNNDYEISIMGNSTATAEQLKALLQENNPLAPDLVELYLQMGREYGVRGDIAFCQAAKETGWWKFGGLALPEQNNYCGLSVTGKAATATEDLRGANPQKVRFIEGKHGAFFDSPASGVEAHIQHLYAYATTAPLPAGKELLDPRFILVKRGCAPRWIDLGGKWATPGFDRNKYSCFDEAFAAEDTYGHSILANYYWKALPPATI; encoded by the coding sequence ATGAAAAGCAAGTCGTTTTTGTTTACTTTGCTGCTGGCAATGCTATTTGGTCTGGCAGGTTCAGGTCTTATTCTCCCTGCGTTGGCTGCGGATACTCAGCCGGTAAAGATTTTCGTGGATGGCCGGCAGGTGGATCCGGGAGAGGCTGCTCCCTTTATCAAGAATGACCGGGTCATGGTCCCGCTGCGCGTAATTAGCGAAGGACTGGGGCTCAATGTGGACTGGGATGCGGAAAACTACCGGGTATTAATCAGCAGTTCATCACCGGCGAATCTCTCCTCGTTGCCGGCGGATGGCAAAGGCCAGTTTGTCAAGATTTATTTTGATGGCCGGGAGATTAAACCGGATGATGTATTACCTCTTATAGAAAATGACCGGACCATGGTGCCCTTGAGGTCCACTTTTGAAGGAATGGGTATGAAGGTGGACTGGGACCCCGCCAATTACCAGGTAATAGTCATGACTGCCCAGGCCCTGCCGGTAGACTTCAGCACCATGGTGCCCTTGAGGTCCACTTTTGAAGGAATGGATATGAAAGTTGACAGGGATGATACCAACCACCAGGTAATAGTCATTGATTCTCCCCAGCCGGCAGCAGTTAATAACGATTATGAAATAAGCATAATGGGTAATTCCACTGCTACAGCGGAGCAATTGAAAGCCCTCTTGCAGGAGAACAACCCGCTGGCACCAGATCTGGTTGAACTCTACCTGCAGATGGGAAGGGAATATGGGGTAAGAGGGGATATTGCCTTCTGCCAGGCAGCCAAAGAAACCGGCTGGTGGAAATTCGGGGGACTGGCCTTGCCGGAGCAGAATAATTATTGCGGCTTAAGCGTTACCGGTAAGGCAGCTACAGCTACAGAGGATTTGCGAGGAGCCAATCCCCAAAAAGTGCGTTTTATTGAAGGTAAGCACGGGGCCTTTTTTGACAGCCCGGCCAGCGGAGTGGAGGCACATATTCAACACCTTTATGCCTACGCAACCACCGCGCCCCTGCCGGCTGGGAAAGAACTATTGGATCCCCGATTTATCTTGGTGAAGAGAGGCTGTGCTCCTCGCTGGATAGACCTGGGAGGCAAGTGGGCCACACCAGGTTTTGACCGCAATAAGTATAGCTGCTTTGACGAAGCCTTTGCTGCGGAGGATACCTATGGACACAGCATCCTGGCTAATTACTACTGGAAGGCGCTTCCCCCTGCCACCATATAA
- a CDS encoding Txe/YoeB family addiction module toxin, giving the protein MKINFTEMGWADYLYWQMQDKKTIKRINQLIKDIERNGSLNGIGRPEPLKGDLTGWCSRRIDDTNRLVYRLRDDSLEIGQCRGHYSNK; this is encoded by the coding sequence ATGAAAATAAACTTTACGGAAATGGGATGGGCGGATTATCTCTATTGGCAAATGCAAGATAAAAAGACGATAAAACGGATAAATCAGCTAATAAAGGATATAGAGCGTAATGGCAGCTTAAATGGGATAGGTCGGCCGGAACCTTTAAAGGGGGATTTGACTGGGTGGTGCTCACGCAGGATAGATGACACAAACCGCCTTGTTTATCGTCTGCGTGATGATTCTTTGGAAATTGGCCAGTGTCGAGGACACTACAGTAATAAGTGA
- a CDS encoding acetate uptake transporter, with protein MSNSNEMHVSGHIQELVANPSPLGLLGLAMVTLVASSQKLGITTGTAFIIPWAIFLGATAQFVAGLMDYKHNNTFGATAFCGYGFFWFGVAMTWMMANGTIGMSAGITPDIHQLGFAFLGYFIFTVYMTVGAAGANKVLFIIFFLIDLLFLGLFMNTLGLGGEAWHELAAYSEMGIAIMSFYGSAATVLNSHYGFTVLPVGAPFGSLARKAAQLKK; from the coding sequence ATGTCAAATTCAAACGAAATGCATGTAAGCGGGCACATTCAAGAACTGGTTGCCAACCCGTCACCACTGGGGCTATTGGGACTGGCGATGGTAACCCTGGTAGCATCTTCCCAAAAGCTCGGTATTACCACTGGGACAGCCTTCATTATCCCCTGGGCAATTTTTTTAGGTGCCACTGCCCAGTTTGTGGCCGGGCTCATGGACTATAAACACAATAATACTTTTGGAGCAACCGCCTTCTGTGGATATGGCTTCTTCTGGTTTGGCGTAGCTATGACCTGGATGATGGCCAACGGAACCATAGGCATGAGCGCAGGAATTACTCCGGATATTCACCAACTGGGATTTGCTTTCCTGGGTTATTTCATTTTTACCGTGTACATGACAGTTGGAGCTGCAGGTGCCAACAAGGTTCTGTTTATAATATTCTTCCTGATTGACCTGCTTTTCCTGGGGTTATTTATGAACACCCTGGGATTAGGCGGGGAAGCTTGGCATGAGTTGGCTGCCTATTCTGAAATGGGTATTGCTATAATGTCTTTTTACGGCTCTGCTGCAACAGTGCTAAATTCTCATTACGGCTTTACCGTACTGCCGGTGGGGGCACCCTTTGGCTCCCTGGCCAGAAAAGCCGCCCAGCTTAAAAAATAA
- a CDS encoding MerR family transcriptional regulator — protein MQEIYYKISEISEILGVEQYTLRYLENSLGLKIKRNERGDRLYSESDLETLKLVLQLKNKGLNTTAIKMALENIEETEEKAISPLENKGQGMMEVVTMAKKIVEQNQTLLEQNRKLEQRMEKLEQKIDKRNLERERKIDEFLELWKAEQARGKSWLSRILSK, from the coding sequence GTGCAGGAGATATATTATAAGATTAGTGAGATTTCGGAAATACTGGGGGTTGAGCAATATACCCTGCGTTACCTGGAAAATAGTCTGGGCCTTAAAATTAAGCGTAATGAGCGGGGCGACCGGCTATATAGCGAATCTGACCTCGAAACCCTGAAGTTGGTATTGCAGCTAAAAAATAAGGGACTTAATACCACCGCTATCAAGATGGCCCTGGAGAATATTGAAGAGACAGAAGAAAAGGCGATAAGTCCGCTAGAGAATAAAGGTCAGGGTATGATGGAAGTAGTTACCATGGCAAAAAAAATCGTGGAGCAAAACCAGACCCTGCTGGAACAGAACCGTAAACTGGAGCAGCGCATGGAAAAGCTGGAACAGAAGATAGATAAACGTAATCTGGAACGGGAAAGAAAAATAGATGAATTTCTTGAGCTTTGGAAAGCGGAGCAAGCCCGGGGCAAATCCTGGCTATCCCGGATTTTAAGTAAATAG